One stretch of Gadus macrocephalus chromosome 12, ASM3116895v1 DNA includes these proteins:
- the LOC132469235 gene encoding regulator of G-protein signaling 5-like isoform X2, whose product MSERAMELLLRRAAVGEALSWSESLDHLLESKGRLVFEDFLRSEYSEENLLFWLACEDYKRSPSPHKMAAMAQRIFAEFVQVDAPRQINIDYLTRKSIRENISEPGLHSFDRAQKLIYALMENDCYPRFLKSDIYQAFLEHSKQQ is encoded by the exons ATGTCGGAGCGAGCTATGGAACTGCTCCTCCGTAGGGCCGCGGTCGGCGAAGCCTTGTCGTGGAGCGAGTCCCTCGACCATCTCCTGGAGAGTAAAG GTCGCCTGGTATTTGAGGATTTCCTGAGGAGCGAGTACAGTGAGGAGAACCTGCTCTTCTGGCTGGCCTGCGAGGACTACAAGAGGAGCCCCAGCCCCCACAAAATGGCCGCCATGGCACAGAGGATCTTCGCTGAGTTTGTGCAGGTCGATGCGCCCAGACAG ATAAATATCGACTACCTGACCAGAAAAAGCATACGGGAGAATATCTCTGAGCCGGGATTGCACTCCTTCGACAGAGCGCAGAAGCTCATATACGCACTGATGGAAAATGACTGTTATCCTCGATTCCTGAAATCTGACATCTATCAGGCTTTCCTGGAACATTCCAAGCAACAATAA
- the LOC132469235 gene encoding regulator of G-protein signaling 5-like isoform X1, with product MSERAMELLLRRAAVGEALSWSESLDHLLESKAGRLVFEDFLRSEYSEENLLFWLACEDYKRSPSPHKMAAMAQRIFAEFVQVDAPRQINIDYLTRKSIRENISEPGLHSFDRAQKLIYALMENDCYPRFLKSDIYQAFLEHSKQQ from the exons ATGTCGGAGCGAGCTATGGAACTGCTCCTCCGTAGGGCCGCGGTCGGCGAAGCCTTGTCGTGGAGCGAGTCCCTCGACCATCTCCTGGAGAGTAAAG cagGTCGCCTGGTATTTGAGGATTTCCTGAGGAGCGAGTACAGTGAGGAGAACCTGCTCTTCTGGCTGGCCTGCGAGGACTACAAGAGGAGCCCCAGCCCCCACAAAATGGCCGCCATGGCACAGAGGATCTTCGCTGAGTTTGTGCAGGTCGATGCGCCCAGACAG ATAAATATCGACTACCTGACCAGAAAAAGCATACGGGAGAATATCTCTGAGCCGGGATTGCACTCCTTCGACAGAGCGCAGAAGCTCATATACGCACTGATGGAAAATGACTGTTATCCTCGATTCCTGAAATCTGACATCTATCAGGCTTTCCTGGAACATTCCAAGCAACAATAA